Proteins co-encoded in one Spirosoma endbachense genomic window:
- a CDS encoding DUF7133 domain-containing protein, translating into MKRNFWIAASSLLISVLCLSAARYSDRINTQSQEDPFETPRTVSQTPSTVPLSPQESMKTFRLPKGYHLELVASEPMISEPVALAWDGNARLYVAQMETYMQTVLATGQSQPRSRIILLEDTNGDGKMDKRSVFIDHLLMPRAILTVGHELLVNETDSYNIYAYRDTNGDGKADKKRPVFQSKRKAFGNVEHQRSGLDWNLDNWIYETIDPIRYRYKNGILKADTLPNAAGQWGLTHDDYGRVFFSRAAAGIAASGFQINPAYGQLDFPDAFEEGFNHVWSAIKTPDVNGGPKTLRPDSTMADFTSICGQSVFRGDRLPNSIFGDYIVAEPVARVIRRANIQHKDGKVLLSNAYHQDEFISSTDMNFRPINTYTGPDGCLYILDMYRGIIQESTWAQPGSYLYDQIMTKGLDKNVQRGRIYRLVYDSLKPGPAPNLLSDPTRKLITYLAHPNGWWRDNAQKEIIVRNDKSVIASLRQIALGEKGPLTEKPSTITRMHALWTLEGLDAIDKPIILATLNDPVSEVRKTAVWLSEPWLKKNDGQLLDKLESLKNDESYDVLSQLVLSLSYSKADKAKAIVQSVLTGHADNIVLTGIERTLKKAEETRKIGSSRLAALNPADRQLVREGAQIFTALCATCHGSQGQGTPTKIAPHLAGKFKLLENRDEVIKILLQGLTGPVEGVTYHELMPPMGTNSDEWIASVLTYVRLELGMQSFPEMSSGYMNNFVLVKPEQVKKIREQTASRTKPWTWDELIKERDLLRQSRK; encoded by the coding sequence ATGAAACGTAATTTCTGGATTGCTGCCAGTAGTCTTCTCATTTCGGTATTGTGCCTTTCTGCTGCCCGGTATTCGGATCGTATCAATACCCAGTCGCAGGAGGACCCGTTCGAAACACCCCGTACGGTGAGTCAAACCCCATCGACCGTTCCGCTTTCTCCGCAGGAAAGCATGAAAACGTTCCGGCTACCCAAAGGCTATCACCTTGAACTGGTGGCCAGTGAACCGATGATTTCAGAGCCGGTGGCCCTGGCCTGGGATGGCAACGCCCGCTTGTATGTGGCGCAGATGGAAACCTACATGCAAACTGTACTGGCCACGGGCCAAAGTCAGCCTCGAAGCCGGATCATACTCCTGGAAGATACCAATGGCGACGGCAAAATGGATAAGCGTTCAGTGTTTATCGATCATTTATTGATGCCTCGCGCCATTCTGACTGTCGGCCATGAGCTACTGGTCAACGAAACGGATTCCTACAACATCTATGCCTATCGGGACACCAACGGCGATGGCAAAGCCGATAAAAAAAGACCCGTGTTTCAGAGTAAACGGAAGGCATTTGGCAATGTAGAACACCAGCGGAGCGGTCTGGACTGGAATCTGGATAACTGGATTTATGAAACCATCGATCCGATTCGCTATCGGTACAAAAATGGCATATTGAAAGCCGATACTCTGCCGAATGCCGCTGGCCAATGGGGCCTGACTCATGACGATTACGGGCGGGTATTTTTCAGCCGGGCGGCTGCCGGAATCGCAGCTTCGGGCTTCCAGATCAATCCGGCCTATGGGCAGCTTGATTTTCCGGATGCCTTTGAGGAGGGCTTTAACCATGTCTGGTCGGCAATCAAAACGCCCGATGTGAACGGTGGCCCAAAAACCCTTCGTCCCGATAGTACCATGGCCGATTTTACCTCCATCTGCGGACAGTCTGTTTTCCGGGGAGACCGGCTCCCAAACAGTATTTTCGGTGATTATATCGTAGCCGAGCCCGTTGCCAGAGTTATTCGACGGGCTAATATTCAGCACAAAGACGGGAAAGTTCTGCTGTCTAATGCCTATCATCAGGACGAGTTTATCTCATCGACCGATATGAATTTTCGGCCCATCAACACCTATACGGGGCCGGATGGCTGTCTATATATCCTGGATATGTACCGGGGCATCATTCAGGAATCGACCTGGGCTCAGCCGGGCAGTTACCTCTACGACCAGATCATGACCAAAGGGCTGGATAAGAACGTTCAACGGGGCCGGATTTATCGCCTGGTCTACGACAGCCTGAAGCCCGGACCCGCTCCCAACCTATTGAGCGACCCGACCCGAAAACTGATCACCTACCTGGCACATCCGAATGGCTGGTGGCGAGACAATGCCCAAAAAGAAATCATTGTCCGAAACGACAAATCCGTGATCGCATCGCTCAGGCAAATTGCTCTGGGCGAAAAAGGTCCATTAACCGAAAAACCATCGACCATTACCCGTATGCATGCGCTTTGGACGCTGGAGGGTCTCGACGCCATTGACAAACCGATCATCCTGGCCACACTGAACGATCCTGTTTCGGAGGTGCGAAAAACAGCGGTGTGGCTTAGTGAACCCTGGCTCAAAAAGAATGATGGTCAACTGCTCGACAAGCTGGAGTCGCTAAAAAACGACGAGAGCTACGATGTTCTTTCTCAACTGGTGTTATCACTTTCGTATAGCAAAGCCGATAAAGCCAAAGCTATCGTACAATCTGTTCTGACCGGTCATGCCGATAATATAGTACTGACAGGCATTGAGCGTACGTTGAAAAAAGCGGAAGAGACCCGAAAAATCGGCAGTAGTCGATTGGCAGCGTTGAACCCAGCCGATCGGCAACTGGTGCGGGAAGGTGCTCAGATTTTTACGGCGCTCTGTGCCACCTGCCACGGATCGCAGGGGCAGGGAACGCCTACGAAAATTGCTCCCCATCTGGCCGGGAAATTCAAATTACTGGAAAATCGCGACGAAGTGATCAAGATCCTGCTTCAAGGGCTGACTGGGCCTGTTGAGGGTGTTACGTACCATGAACTAATGCCGCCCATGGGCACCAACAGTGATGAATGGATTGCATCGGTCCTTACGTATGTCCGGTTGGAGTTGGGCATGCAGAGCTTCCCGGAAATGTCGTCGGGCTATATGAATAACTTCGTGTTGGTGAAACCGGAGCAGGTCAAAAAAATCCGGGAACAAACGGCTAGCCGCACAAAGCCCTGGACCTGGGACGAATTGATCAAAGAACGCGATCTGTTACGGCAGAGCCGGAAATGA
- a CDS encoding RNA polymerase sigma factor produces MLKLNIGQQAQNTWEKTDETLLWQQFREGQQDAFQGLVQHFYRELHFYGGRFTRDSDLLKDCLQDLFLDLWIYRHKIVQTPYIRPYLYKSLRRKIYREVMRHSAVVSDDNVPFDDVCSEEITAEQALIRTELSEYQTARLNALLATLSDRQREAIHLKFYAELSNDEIADILAVNKQSVANLLHRGLTRLRESWPSLLALVGSWLLNEWFPK; encoded by the coding sequence ATGCTGAAACTCAACATAGGCCAGCAAGCGCAAAATACGTGGGAGAAAACGGACGAAACCCTGCTCTGGCAACAGTTCAGGGAAGGCCAGCAGGATGCTTTTCAGGGGCTGGTGCAGCACTTTTACCGTGAACTACACTTCTATGGTGGCCGCTTCACCCGCGATTCTGATTTGCTGAAAGACTGTTTGCAAGACCTGTTTCTGGATTTGTGGATTTACCGGCACAAGATTGTGCAAACGCCCTATATTCGGCCTTATCTCTACAAATCCTTACGGCGAAAAATCTACCGGGAAGTGATGCGCCATTCGGCCGTTGTCAGTGATGATAATGTCCCGTTCGATGATGTATGTTCTGAAGAAATTACAGCCGAACAAGCCCTGATTCGCACTGAACTGTCTGAATATCAAACCGCTCGCCTAAACGCGCTATTAGCAACCCTGTCTGATCGACAGCGGGAAGCCATTCACCTGAAGTTCTATGCTGAATTATCGAACGATGAAATCGCCGATATACTGGCGGTTAACAAACAATCGGTGGCGAATCTCCTACATCGTGGGTTAACCCGTTTACGGGAAAGCTGGCCGTCCTTGCTGGCATTGGTCGGAAGCTGGTTGTTGAACGAGTGGTTTCCTAAATAA
- a CDS encoding TonB-dependent receptor: MYKFTNHETIRMLMRISLLQLLLTVALANGVLAAKGQELLEQRISLRLDNNTIRQALLTLEKTAHVKFVYSRQIVQIDRKVSLSASEEKLAIVLERLLKPLQLRYVVTGSQIAIVRGPTTEDVGDLDPAPYSASAESVDLTITGVVTSETGEGLPGVSVVLKGTTRGTTTDAQGNYKLVVPDDPGNRATTTLVFSFVGYSNQEVLVGNRTTVDVQLAPDLKSLNEVVVVGYGTQQKEDITGAIAIASAKELKDPPVAQVAQMLQGKLVGVRIDQVSGRPGEGMNIKVRGSVSITAGANPLYVVDGMPITGDINSINPAEIESISVLKDAASSSLYGSRAGNGVVLIQTKTAKAGKTQIDFSSYYGFETIPNARKLKMMNAEEYAQFQKEIAESNGRAVNPAFQNPAQYAGKGTNWFDVVTRTAPVQSYNLSLRSGAKNFLTSVTGGYFKEDGVVIGTGFQRLSLRINTLFTPSDKIKIGFNLAPNYSYNTNFATDGGPYGTENIISGALATSPLASPYNADGSLALTASDPASFGNPNWLRVAQEKVYKNKTQGLLSNAYVEYEIIKGLKAKTTANIQLSNNNIFQFNPSTIGVLFTPPPRIPSGSDNTTRMYNWVNENSLTYQNEFNGHSIDALVDFTAQQFRSENNLITATNYTDDKVQAVSAAGRAVVTSDVQKWALLSFLARLNYNYKSKYLFTASVRRDGSSRFGPNNRWGNFPSASVGWIVSKENFWRVTPVSFLKLRASYGITGNFEIGNYSFRSTVGPVYYDFGNTLFQGRAANNLGDNDLGWERKKQFNIGADVYLLNDRIQLTYNYYRTTSSDLLYNVSVPVSSGFSSIQTNIGELKFWGHEIGLNTTNIRNSRFTWTTTLNLSFDRNRVDKLSTEKTNAIYQGMVNYGFYSHISQVGSPVGLFYGAVWDGVYKNQQDFDNSPKYTDSQVGTIKFRDLNGDGKITFPEDYTTTGTPWPKFIFGLTNQLNFRNFDLGLTITGNYGNQILAHYENWLTNLDGPFNVLEEVKDRWKSPTEPGAGKYGSVQQGTTYLERDRWSTRYLKDGSFLSFKNITLGYTLPLKIKTIRSLRVYSSIQNAWLITSYPGNPEVNTRNVSSGSSPGVDEGSYPVPRTVSFGVNIGF; encoded by the coding sequence ATGTACAAGTTTACAAACCACGAAACGATTCGGATGCTTATGCGAATTTCGCTACTCCAGTTGTTGCTTACGGTTGCGTTGGCGAATGGGGTGCTGGCAGCTAAGGGCCAGGAGCTTCTGGAGCAACGGATCAGCCTTCGGCTCGATAATAACACGATCCGGCAGGCTCTGCTGACGCTGGAAAAAACCGCCCATGTCAAGTTCGTATATAGCCGGCAGATTGTCCAGATCGACCGGAAGGTTTCATTGTCGGCCTCAGAAGAAAAACTGGCCATTGTGCTCGAACGACTATTGAAACCGCTGCAACTTCGATATGTGGTTACGGGTAGCCAGATTGCCATTGTACGTGGACCAACAACAGAGGACGTTGGCGATCTGGACCCCGCTCCTTATTCAGCGTCCGCTGAGTCTGTCGACCTAACCATCACCGGGGTTGTCACCAGCGAAACGGGCGAAGGGTTGCCGGGTGTAAGTGTCGTACTCAAAGGTACTACGCGCGGCACCACCACCGATGCACAGGGCAACTACAAGCTTGTCGTTCCCGATGATCCGGGCAACAGGGCGACTACAACGCTGGTTTTTTCGTTTGTTGGCTACAGCAATCAGGAAGTGCTCGTTGGCAACCGTACTACAGTGGATGTGCAACTGGCTCCCGATCTGAAGTCGCTAAATGAAGTGGTTGTGGTTGGTTATGGTACGCAGCAAAAAGAAGATATCACCGGTGCCATTGCCATTGCTTCAGCTAAAGAACTCAAAGACCCACCTGTTGCGCAGGTTGCGCAAATGCTACAGGGTAAACTGGTTGGTGTACGTATTGACCAGGTGAGCGGACGGCCCGGCGAGGGAATGAATATAAAAGTTCGGGGTTCGGTTTCTATTACCGCTGGTGCTAATCCACTGTATGTTGTCGATGGAATGCCGATTACCGGTGATATCAATTCGATCAATCCGGCCGAAATTGAAAGCATCAGCGTGTTGAAAGACGCAGCTTCCTCGTCGCTCTACGGATCGCGGGCAGGGAATGGGGTCGTACTGATTCAGACGAAAACAGCTAAAGCGGGCAAAACACAAATCGACTTTAGCTCGTACTATGGCTTTGAAACGATTCCCAACGCCCGGAAGCTGAAAATGATGAACGCGGAGGAGTATGCCCAGTTTCAGAAGGAAATTGCCGAATCGAATGGCAGAGCCGTGAATCCGGCTTTCCAGAATCCGGCGCAATACGCCGGAAAAGGCACCAACTGGTTTGATGTTGTTACCCGAACCGCACCGGTTCAGAGTTATAATCTTAGCCTTCGTTCCGGCGCGAAAAACTTCCTTACCTCCGTTACTGGTGGCTATTTTAAAGAGGACGGGGTAGTGATTGGAACAGGTTTTCAACGGCTTTCGCTGCGGATAAATACCCTGTTTACGCCCAGCGATAAAATCAAAATCGGTTTCAATCTGGCGCCCAACTACTCCTACAATACCAATTTTGCCACCGATGGTGGGCCGTATGGCACCGAAAATATCATATCCGGAGCGCTGGCAACGAGTCCATTGGCCAGTCCTTACAATGCCGATGGGAGTCTGGCGCTGACCGCTTCGGATCCAGCTTCATTTGGCAACCCAAACTGGCTACGGGTTGCCCAGGAAAAAGTGTATAAGAACAAAACGCAGGGGCTGCTTTCGAATGCCTACGTTGAATACGAGATCATAAAAGGCTTAAAGGCCAAAACAACGGCTAATATTCAGCTAAGCAACAACAACATATTCCAGTTTAACCCGTCCACCATAGGCGTTTTGTTCACTCCTCCGCCCCGCATTCCGAGTGGCTCAGATAATACGACCCGGATGTATAACTGGGTGAATGAGAATTCACTAACATACCAGAACGAATTTAACGGTCATAGTATCGATGCGCTGGTCGATTTCACGGCTCAGCAGTTTCGGAGCGAGAACAACCTGATCACGGCAACCAATTATACCGATGATAAAGTGCAGGCAGTTAGTGCAGCCGGACGAGCTGTTGTTACCAGCGACGTACAGAAATGGGCCCTGCTGTCGTTTCTGGCCCGACTAAATTACAATTATAAAAGTAAATACCTCTTCACGGCATCGGTTCGTCGCGATGGTTCGTCGCGTTTTGGCCCCAACAATCGCTGGGGCAATTTCCCATCGGCTTCGGTGGGCTGGATTGTTTCAAAAGAGAATTTCTGGCGCGTAACGCCTGTTTCCTTTTTAAAGCTACGGGCTAGTTACGGCATCACGGGTAACTTCGAGATTGGTAACTACTCCTTCCGGTCGACGGTTGGCCCGGTCTACTACGACTTCGGCAATACACTTTTTCAGGGTAGAGCGGCCAATAATCTGGGCGACAATGACCTGGGCTGGGAACGCAAAAAGCAGTTTAACATCGGGGCCGATGTGTATCTGTTGAACGATCGGATTCAGTTGACGTATAACTATTACCGTACCACCTCCAGTGACCTGCTCTATAACGTTTCGGTTCCCGTGTCGTCGGGGTTTAGTAGCATTCAAACCAATATTGGTGAACTGAAATTCTGGGGACACGAAATTGGTCTTAATACGACCAATATCCGTAACAGCCGGTTCACCTGGACGACGACCCTCAATCTGTCATTCGACCGGAATCGGGTCGATAAACTATCGACCGAAAAAACCAATGCAATCTATCAGGGCATGGTCAATTATGGGTTTTACAGCCATATCTCGCAGGTTGGTTCGCCCGTTGGGTTGTTCTACGGAGCCGTCTGGGATGGCGTTTATAAAAATCAGCAGGATTTCGACAATTCGCCCAAATACACTGACTCGCAGGTAGGAACCATCAAGTTCAGGGATCTCAATGGTGATGGCAAGATTACATTCCCCGAAGATTATACCACAACCGGAACGCCCTGGCCCAAATTTATCTTTGGCCTGACTAATCAACTCAATTTCCGAAATTTTGATCTGGGTCTAACGATTACGGGGAATTATGGGAACCAGATTCTGGCCCACTATGAAAACTGGCTGACCAATCTTGATGGTCCGTTTAACGTGCTGGAAGAAGTAAAAGACCGCTGGAAATCACCCACCGAACCCGGTGCTGGCAAATACGGCAGTGTGCAACAGGGAACTACTTACCTGGAACGCGACCGCTGGAGTACCCGCTACCTCAAAGACGGCAGCTTCCTGTCGTTCAAGAACATTACCCTGGGCTACACCCTTCCGCTAAAAATAAAAACCATCCGGAGCCTGCGAGTATACAGCAGCATCCAGAATGCCTGGCTGATTACCAGCTATCCGGGAAATCCGGAAGTGAACACGCGGAATGTATCGAGCGGCAGTTCGCCGGGTGTCGACGAAGGATCGTACCCCGTTCCCCGCACGGTCAGTTTTGGAGTAAATATTGGTTTTTAA
- a CDS encoding FAD-dependent oxidoreductase, with the protein MKSIHSSYDALIIGFGKGGKTLAAYLANQGWRVALVEQSPLMYGGTCINIACIPTKSLIHNAELGKPYTESIHEKDQLTAALRQRNFNMVDQSPNATVITGKASFVSSHQVSVRLTDTQEDILIEAERIFINTGAKPIIPAISGLQQSQRVFTSTTLIGQTQLPARLVIIGGGYIALEFASMYAQYGSKVTILDRSTQFLPNEDRDMADAVMAVLVSKGIRIEQAVNVDEIIPDGGDRQDTVVYHTQAGDRQEVQASAILVATGRQPYTEGLNLSAAGIDLDAKGYIRVNEYLQTNVPHIWAIGDVNGGPQFTYVSLDDYRIIRSQFFNYKPHTLLDRNLVAFSLFTSPPFSHVGLREQEALAKGYLIKVATLPAASITRAQILNETEGLLKCIVDADTDQILGCTLLCANSSELINLVQLAMRARFDYTVLRDTIYTHPSMSEGLNDLFARVL; encoded by the coding sequence ATGAAATCAATCCATAGCTCGTATGATGCCCTAATCATTGGTTTTGGTAAAGGGGGCAAGACACTGGCTGCTTATCTGGCCAATCAAGGCTGGCGGGTGGCACTGGTTGAACAGTCTCCACTCATGTATGGGGGCACCTGCATCAATATTGCCTGCATACCCACCAAATCGCTAATCCATAATGCCGAACTTGGCAAGCCCTATACCGAATCGATTCATGAAAAGGATCAACTGACCGCAGCCCTTCGGCAACGAAATTTCAACATGGTCGACCAATCACCCAATGCCACGGTGATCACCGGGAAAGCCTCGTTCGTGTCTTCCCATCAGGTTTCTGTTCGACTGACGGATACGCAGGAAGATATCCTAATCGAAGCCGAGCGGATTTTTATTAACACAGGCGCTAAACCCATTATTCCGGCTATTTCCGGCCTTCAGCAAAGCCAGCGGGTATTTACCAGTACAACCCTCATCGGGCAGACCCAGCTCCCTGCCAGGCTGGTTATAATTGGTGGAGGCTATATTGCGCTGGAGTTTGCCAGTATGTACGCCCAATATGGCTCGAAGGTCACCATTCTGGATCGATCTACCCAATTCTTACCAAATGAGGATCGGGATATGGCTGATGCAGTCATGGCTGTTCTAGTGAGCAAAGGCATCCGGATCGAGCAGGCAGTGAACGTAGACGAAATTATTCCTGACGGCGGAGATCGTCAGGACACGGTTGTCTATCACACCCAGGCAGGTGATAGACAGGAAGTTCAGGCCTCCGCCATTCTGGTGGCTACTGGCCGACAACCGTATACGGAAGGATTGAATCTATCGGCAGCAGGTATAGACCTGGATGCGAAAGGGTATATTCGGGTTAATGAATACCTGCAGACCAACGTTCCGCACATCTGGGCCATTGGCGATGTAAATGGTGGGCCCCAGTTTACGTATGTATCCCTGGACGATTATCGAATCATCCGAAGCCAGTTCTTCAACTACAAGCCGCATACACTTCTTGATCGCAACCTGGTAGCCTTCAGTTTATTTACCAGCCCTCCCTTTTCTCATGTCGGTCTGCGCGAACAGGAAGCCCTGGCCAAAGGATATCTCATCAAAGTAGCCACCTTACCGGCCGCTTCGATCACGCGCGCTCAGATTTTAAATGAAACGGAAGGTCTGTTGAAATGCATTGTCGATGCGGATACGGATCAAATTCTGGGCTGTACTTTACTTTGTGCGAACTCGAGTGAATTGATCAATCTGGTTCAACTGGCTATGCGTGCCAGATTCGATTATACCGTATTGCGGGATACAATTTACACCCACCCAAGCATGAGTGAAGGCCTAAACGACTTATTCGCCAGGGTGCTATAA
- a CDS encoding 3-keto-disaccharide hydrolase, whose protein sequence is MKTFLFVSAIATLFLVGFLPVPSKRNVSLFDGKTFRGWEGDTVNTWRIENGTIAAGQPGQMAPHNDFLCTTRSYANFVMRLKVRLMGTKGFVNAGIQFRSKRLTNPPYEMIGYQADWGPKYWGSLYDESRRKVTLVQPDSVQLAKWVKIDDWNTYEIRAENRRIRLYVNGHQTVEYTESDETIPQSGLIGLQIHGAGITQVAYKEITLEELP, encoded by the coding sequence ATGAAAACTTTTCTGTTTGTTTCCGCGATTGCTACCCTGTTTCTCGTGGGCTTCTTGCCTGTTCCTTCCAAAAGAAATGTTTCCCTTTTTGATGGCAAAACCTTTCGGGGTTGGGAAGGCGACACCGTAAACACCTGGCGGATTGAAAACGGTACCATTGCCGCCGGACAACCCGGCCAGATGGCCCCACACAACGATTTCCTGTGCACTACCCGCAGCTACGCCAACTTTGTGATGCGGCTAAAAGTCAGACTGATGGGCACGAAAGGATTTGTTAATGCGGGTATACAGTTTCGCAGCAAACGGCTCACGAACCCACCCTACGAAATGATTGGCTATCAGGCCGATTGGGGGCCCAAATACTGGGGAAGCCTGTACGATGAATCACGCCGGAAGGTAACGCTGGTCCAACCCGATTCCGTCCAACTTGCTAAATGGGTGAAAATTGACGACTGGAATACGTACGAAATCCGGGCCGAAAATCGCCGTATCCGCCTGTACGTCAATGGTCATCAAACGGTCGAGTATACCGAGTCGGACGAAACCATTCCACAATCGGGCTTGATTGGTCTGCAGATTCACGGAGCTGGCATAACGCAGGTTGCTTATAAAGAGATTACACTCGAAGAACTTCCTTAA
- a CDS encoding RagB/SusD family nutrient uptake outer membrane protein — protein MKIKLIAISVLFLSLSACRNFLDVIPETSLTSDSFYKSQADFEQAVGGIYAPLQGIYNQDWILNEMRSDNTFFIYNVAQRGGKPQEDPATFTIETNNTYTAGKWTNCYLIIARANQVLKTIDAASFDEAVKSNLKGQALFLRAFAYFDLVKNFGGVPLFLEPATGYKDTFKARAEAADVYKQLIIDAAAAAKLLPAKASAPGRATSGAAYTLLADAYINQKSWADAEAALKTVTTLGYKLLPSYADIFKPTNKGNSELIFDVQYAEGTSQAIYNALPYLFIPILADPSILTGVKPASQQNYGGYNVPTPDLLKVYEDTLKDQRFSASIGFYTGPSPLIGITSYNRTPYIKKYLHPHAVYGQTADNGPIYRYAEVLLMLAESTNEQGRQADAAGYLNQVRARAGLPPLTGGSQADMRASILKERQIELAFENKRWHDLVRSGLAVQVMTAKAAKIKANPQAYYYPAGSAPIATAFNVTDRDLLYPIPVSEIITNPDLKQNPGY, from the coding sequence ATGAAAATCAAACTCATAGCCATAAGTGTCCTGTTTCTTTCGCTCAGTGCCTGCCGTAACTTTCTGGATGTTATCCCGGAAACGTCGTTGACTTCAGATAGTTTCTACAAGTCGCAGGCAGACTTTGAACAGGCGGTCGGAGGTATTTACGCTCCCCTCCAGGGGATTTACAATCAGGATTGGATTCTGAACGAGATGCGTTCCGACAATACGTTCTTTATTTATAATGTTGCCCAGCGTGGCGGAAAGCCGCAGGAAGACCCGGCAACGTTTACGATTGAAACAAACAACACCTATACGGCTGGCAAGTGGACGAATTGTTATCTGATTATAGCCCGGGCCAATCAGGTACTAAAAACAATTGATGCCGCCAGTTTCGATGAAGCTGTCAAATCGAACCTGAAAGGACAGGCGCTTTTTTTGCGGGCCTTTGCGTATTTCGATCTGGTAAAGAATTTCGGCGGTGTTCCGCTATTTCTGGAACCAGCCACGGGCTATAAAGATACCTTTAAAGCAAGAGCAGAAGCCGCCGACGTCTATAAGCAGCTAATTATTGATGCCGCAGCAGCCGCCAAACTCTTACCCGCCAAAGCCTCGGCTCCAGGCCGGGCCACGTCGGGGGCAGCTTATACGCTCCTGGCCGATGCTTATATCAACCAAAAATCCTGGGCTGATGCCGAAGCAGCGCTGAAAACAGTGACAACACTTGGGTACAAACTCTTGCCCAGCTATGCGGATATTTTTAAGCCGACCAACAAAGGCAACAGCGAGCTAATTTTCGATGTGCAATATGCCGAGGGAACATCGCAGGCAATCTATAACGCACTGCCTTATCTGTTTATCCCCATCCTGGCAGACCCGTCGATCCTCACGGGTGTAAAGCCCGCATCGCAACAGAATTACGGCGGCTACAATGTGCCGACGCCCGATTTACTAAAGGTATATGAAGATACGCTTAAAGACCAGCGGTTTTCGGCGTCCATCGGCTTCTATACGGGCCCCTCACCCCTGATCGGAATAACGTCGTATAACCGTACGCCCTACATCAAAAAATACCTGCATCCACACGCCGTTTATGGACAAACGGCTGATAATGGACCGATCTACCGGTATGCCGAAGTCCTGTTAATGCTGGCTGAATCCACCAACGAGCAAGGCCGGCAGGCGGATGCTGCTGGCTATCTGAATCAGGTACGGGCGCGGGCGGGCTTACCGCCGTTGACCGGTGGTAGTCAGGCTGATATGCGGGCCAGTATTCTGAAGGAACGTCAGATCGAGCTGGCTTTTGAGAATAAACGCTGGCACGATCTGGTACGAAGCGGACTGGCTGTTCAGGTAATGACCGCCAAAGCTGCTAAAATCAAGGCTAATCCGCAGGCGTATTACTATCCGGCGGGTAGCGCACCTATTGCCACCGCTTTTAACGTTACGGACCGGGACCTGCTTTATCCGATTCCGGTGAGTGAAATCATTACCAATCCTGACCTGAAGCAGAATCCAGGGTATTGA
- a CDS encoding FecR family protein, with product MNTYQHYTVEDFLTDNWFLAWVKHDQPEARQFWEEWQKQNPARRHTLLLAKDMAEALKNRPHTLSVEQELLEVERIVKLTRHVPTSSRWVVLKASLNQYRWLAAALLLVVLGAGWWVSQHQSPVMQLAKTERFSGQENRSDEQWFNQVNGTSQPVVLSLPDGSQMTLMAHSQASYPRSFDADKREVYLKGDALFSVVHEGKRPFLVYSGTLVTRVLGTRFRVQARPGETHMRVSVISGKVSVMDQKAWAASRTSSRNPVSGVVLTANQQVTYDPGQHSYQKELVPRPLVIAPVAESPETFNFDDVAATNVFDRLKKAYGVEIIYDASALRHCTLTASLAGVSLYDQLQLLCASIGASYEVVDTRIIITSKGCS from the coding sequence ATGAACACGTATCAACACTATACCGTCGAGGATTTTCTGACCGATAACTGGTTTCTGGCCTGGGTAAAACATGATCAACCCGAAGCGCGGCAGTTTTGGGAGGAATGGCAAAAACAGAATCCTGCCCGACGACATACACTCCTGCTGGCTAAAGACATGGCCGAAGCCCTCAAAAACCGCCCGCATACCTTATCAGTCGAGCAGGAACTTCTGGAAGTAGAACGGATTGTTAAACTGACCCGCCACGTACCAACCTCCTCACGCTGGGTTGTGCTTAAGGCATCGTTGAACCAGTATCGCTGGCTGGCTGCGGCACTGTTACTCGTGGTTCTGGGTGCGGGTTGGTGGGTTAGTCAGCATCAGTCGCCAGTGATGCAACTGGCCAAAACCGAGCGATTCTCCGGTCAGGAAAATCGCTCAGACGAACAGTGGTTTAATCAGGTCAATGGCACCTCTCAACCGGTGGTCTTATCCCTACCCGATGGGAGCCAGATGACGCTGATGGCGCATAGTCAGGCATCGTATCCGCGCTCGTTCGATGCCGACAAACGGGAGGTGTATCTGAAAGGCGATGCGCTGTTCTCGGTTGTTCACGAAGGAAAGCGGCCTTTTCTGGTGTATAGTGGCACCCTGGTTACCCGCGTACTGGGAACACGATTCCGCGTTCAGGCGCGCCCCGGTGAAACCCACATGCGGGTGTCGGTTATATCCGGCAAAGTATCGGTCATGGACCAAAAAGCCTGGGCGGCTTCCCGAACGTCGAGCCGTAACCCGGTGTCGGGCGTGGTATTAACGGCCAATCAACAGGTAACCTACGATCCGGGTCAGCATAGCTATCAGAAAGAATTGGTACCCAGACCGTTGGTTATTGCTCCGGTAGCAGAAAGTCCGGAAACGTTCAATTTCGACGATGTAGCCGCTACAAACGTTTTCGACCGATTAAAAAAAGCCTATGGTGTAGAAATCATCTATGATGCTTCGGCCCTACGGCATTGCACCCTGACGGCCTCACTGGCGGGTGTCTCGCTGTATGATCAGCTTCAATTGCTGTGTGCATCCATTGGCGCATCGTATGAAGTAGTCGATACACGCATCATCATTACGAGCAAAGGCTGCTCCTGA